From Gemmatimonas sp., a single genomic window includes:
- a CDS encoding YajQ family cyclic di-GMP-binding protein — protein MASSYSFDVTTGCDLQEVDNAVNQAQKEVTQRFDFKGSHVLIDFKRTDSIIKYEAEGEMRMDALLDVLRAKLIKRGVSVKNLDIGEPQPGSHDILRSEIKLKMVLDSETAKKVSAAVRDAKIKKVTASIQGEQVRIQSTDKDALQEAIAMLRQGDFGVELQFGNFR, from the coding sequence ATGGCCTCCAGTTACTCGTTCGACGTGACCACCGGCTGCGACCTCCAAGAGGTCGACAACGCCGTGAATCAGGCGCAGAAGGAAGTGACCCAGCGGTTCGACTTCAAGGGGTCGCACGTGCTCATCGACTTCAAGCGCACGGACAGCATCATCAAGTATGAGGCCGAGGGCGAGATGCGCATGGATGCGCTGCTCGACGTGCTGCGCGCCAAGCTGATCAAGCGTGGGGTGTCGGTGAAGAACCTCGACATCGGCGAGCCGCAGCCGGGCAGCCACGACATCCTGCGCAGCGAGATCAAGTTGAAGATGGTGCTCGACAGCGAGACCGCGAAGAAGGTGAGCGCCGCGGTGCGCGACGCCAAAATCAAGAAGGTCACAGCGAGCATTCAGGGCGAGCAGGTGCGCATCCAGAGCACCGACAAAGATGCACTGCAGGAAGCGATCGCCATGCTGCGTCAGGGTGACTTCGGCGTGGAACTGCAGTTCGGCAATTTCCGGTAG
- a CDS encoding Uma2 family endonuclease: MSSTESRRWSVEDVWALPDDGSRYETVDGELLVTPAPRYVHQQVVGAIHHELRTWLRGPGKGVGLTLMAPADVILDAYTLVQPDLFVLPPVSKAVLFGQEPAPAPLLAIEVLSPGTARYDRLKKRPRFQRAGIECWLVDVESHLVERWATDTDRPEICIESVTWEPAGAPELFRLGLGPIWEEIGD; encoded by the coding sequence ATGTCCAGTACCGAGTCGCGCCGCTGGTCCGTGGAGGACGTGTGGGCCCTCCCTGACGACGGAAGCCGCTACGAAACCGTGGACGGGGAGCTGCTGGTGACCCCCGCGCCGCGGTATGTCCATCAGCAGGTCGTCGGCGCCATTCACCATGAGCTGCGCACGTGGTTGCGAGGCCCAGGCAAAGGCGTGGGCCTCACACTGATGGCGCCGGCCGACGTCATTCTCGACGCGTACACGCTGGTGCAGCCGGACCTGTTCGTGCTGCCTCCGGTCAGCAAAGCCGTGCTGTTCGGCCAGGAGCCGGCGCCGGCGCCCTTACTCGCCATCGAGGTACTCTCGCCAGGCACGGCGCGCTACGACCGCCTCAAAAAGCGCCCGCGTTTCCAACGCGCGGGCATTGAGTGCTGGCTGGTAGACGTGGAGTCGCACCTGGTGGAACGCTGGGCGACCGACACTGACCGCCCGGAGATCTGCATTGAATCGGTGACCTGGGAGCCGGCCGGAGCGCCTGAGCTGTTTCGCCTCGGCCTTGGCCCGATCTGGGAAGAGATCGGGGACTGA
- the rimO gene encoding 30S ribosomal protein S12 methylthiotransferase RimO codes for MLKFGLVTLGCDKNTVDSERYLADLVAHGGEQVTDLRDAEVVVVNTCGFIDAAKAESIEAIVAAARLKDDGKCQAVFAIGCMVERHKSELEEALPEVDVFLGNSETDRLIPELVERGLLGGSLVEHPGVRLFGGDLPHVRYLKISEGCDHGCAFCAIPLMRGKHRSFALDDLVKEAQLLEVQGAREMNLVAQDLAHYGRDRRDGVALPELLEALVRETSIPWIRNMYLYSTGITPRLLEVIAANPRIVRYLDTPMQHGSDAVLARMRRPERQKTIRERLAQYRAIVPDLAVRTSVIVGFPGETETDFEILCDFLEEMQFDRVGVFTYSPQEGTRANSMEDDVADSIKQERKERVEELQRAITSERYERFLGVESRVLVERASDVAGEMLCRAPWQADDIDGLVHVPINAASGIMTPGAFADVRIEHVVDDYDFRATLLRVAEQATAPIRRASRTLPLVGSGIPDSSSVGSFGR; via the coding sequence ATGCTCAAGTTTGGTTTGGTCACCCTCGGGTGCGATAAGAATACGGTAGACTCCGAGCGGTACCTGGCTGATCTCGTCGCCCATGGCGGCGAACAGGTGACCGACCTGCGTGATGCCGAGGTGGTGGTGGTCAACACCTGCGGCTTCATCGACGCCGCCAAGGCCGAATCAATCGAAGCGATCGTGGCCGCGGCACGCCTCAAAGACGACGGTAAGTGTCAGGCGGTGTTCGCCATCGGCTGCATGGTCGAACGGCATAAGTCGGAGCTCGAGGAGGCGCTGCCCGAGGTGGACGTCTTCCTCGGCAACTCCGAGACCGACCGCCTCATTCCCGAGCTTGTGGAGCGTGGGCTGCTGGGCGGGTCGCTGGTGGAGCATCCCGGCGTACGTTTGTTCGGCGGTGATCTGCCGCATGTGCGTTACCTCAAGATCTCGGAAGGATGCGATCACGGGTGCGCGTTCTGCGCGATTCCGCTCATGCGCGGCAAGCACCGTTCGTTCGCGCTCGATGATCTGGTCAAGGAAGCGCAGCTGCTGGAAGTGCAGGGCGCGCGCGAGATGAATCTCGTGGCGCAGGACCTCGCGCATTATGGCCGCGACCGTCGTGACGGCGTGGCGTTGCCCGAGCTGCTCGAAGCGCTCGTGCGCGAAACGTCGATTCCGTGGATCCGCAACATGTACCTCTATAGCACCGGCATCACGCCGCGCTTACTGGAGGTCATCGCGGCGAATCCGCGCATTGTGCGCTATCTCGACACGCCGATGCAGCATGGTTCAGATGCCGTGCTCGCGCGCATGCGTCGCCCCGAACGGCAGAAGACGATCCGTGAGCGCCTCGCGCAGTATCGCGCGATCGTGCCCGACTTGGCGGTGCGTACCTCGGTGATCGTCGGGTTCCCGGGCGAAACGGAAACCGACTTCGAGATTCTCTGCGACTTCCTCGAGGAGATGCAGTTCGATCGGGTCGGTGTGTTCACCTATTCGCCGCAGGAAGGCACGCGCGCGAACAGCATGGAAGACGACGTCGCCGATTCGATCAAGCAGGAGCGCAAGGAGCGCGTCGAAGAGCTGCAGCGTGCGATCACGTCGGAACGTTACGAGCGCTTCCTGGGCGTCGAGTCTCGCGTGCTGGTGGAGCGTGCCTCCGACGTGGCCGGTGAGATGCTGTGCCGCGCGCCGTGGCAGGCCGATGACATCGATGGGTTGGTGCACGTGCCGATCAACGCCGCATCCGGCATCATGACGCCCGGTGCGTTCGCCGACGTGCGTATCGAGCACGTGGTGGACGACTATGATTTCCGGGCCACGCTGTTGCGCGTGGCCGAGCAAGCGACGGCACCGATCCGACGTGCGTCGCGCACCTTGCCGCTGGTTGGCAGCGGTATTCCTGACAGTTCTTCCGTGGGGAGTTTCGGCCGATGA
- the hemL gene encoding glutamate-1-semialdehyde 2,1-aminomutase — MLTSRPSARSAEIMARARARFPGGVNSPVRAFGGVGGEPFVAKRGKGALVWDADGNEYLDYILSWGPLVLGHAPDVVLEAVSRAMQDGTSFGMPTEREVELADKIAERMPHMEMVRFTSSGTEAAMTIARLARAITGREYILKFEGCYHGHADAFLVRAGSGVATLGLPDSPGVPEALAKLTLTCRYNDLEEVARIAREHPLAAIMLEPIVGNSGFIEPLPEFIPGLRKIADETGALLVFDEVMTGFRIAFGGARERFGVTPDLTALGKVIGGGLPVAAYGGRRELMQNVAPTGKVYQAGTLSGNPLAMAAGLATLGALTQEVHDGITAQTGVLVQGMRDIAARHGVPFSASHSGSMWGFFFRDEPVHTYDDAKLSDTVLFKRFFHAARRRGVSLAPSAFEAGFMSSAHGVAEIAETLTRLDDALGAAVAHRD; from the coding sequence ATGTTGACGTCGCGCCCGAGCGCGCGTTCCGCCGAAATCATGGCGCGAGCGCGCGCTCGTTTTCCGGGCGGCGTCAACTCACCCGTGCGCGCCTTCGGTGGTGTGGGTGGAGAGCCGTTCGTCGCCAAGCGCGGGAAAGGCGCATTGGTGTGGGACGCCGATGGTAACGAGTATCTCGATTACATCCTGTCGTGGGGCCCGCTGGTGCTTGGGCATGCGCCTGATGTGGTTCTCGAGGCGGTGTCGCGCGCCATGCAGGACGGCACGAGCTTCGGCATGCCGACCGAGCGTGAGGTGGAGTTGGCCGACAAGATCGCCGAGCGGATGCCGCACATGGAGATGGTGCGCTTCACCTCCAGCGGCACCGAAGCGGCAATGACCATTGCCCGGCTGGCCCGTGCCATCACTGGCCGCGAATACATCCTCAAGTTCGAAGGCTGTTACCACGGCCATGCCGATGCGTTTCTGGTGCGCGCCGGATCGGGGGTGGCCACGCTTGGGCTTCCCGATTCGCCCGGCGTACCGGAAGCGCTGGCCAAGCTGACACTGACCTGCCGCTACAACGACCTCGAGGAGGTGGCCCGCATCGCCCGCGAGCATCCGTTGGCGGCCATCATGCTCGAACCGATCGTGGGCAACAGCGGCTTTATCGAGCCGCTCCCCGAGTTCATCCCCGGATTGCGGAAGATCGCTGACGAAACCGGGGCGTTGCTCGTCTTTGATGAAGTCATGACCGGTTTCCGAATCGCCTTCGGCGGCGCGCGCGAGCGCTTTGGTGTCACCCCCGATCTCACGGCCCTGGGCAAGGTGATCGGCGGAGGCCTGCCGGTAGCTGCCTACGGCGGCCGTCGTGAGCTCATGCAGAACGTGGCGCCCACGGGCAAGGTGTATCAGGCTGGCACGCTTTCGGGGAATCCGTTGGCGATGGCGGCAGGACTCGCCACGCTCGGCGCGCTCACGCAAGAGGTGCATGACGGCATCACGGCGCAGACCGGCGTGCTCGTCCAGGGCATGCGGGACATCGCCGCGCGGCATGGCGTGCCGTTCTCGGCCAGCCATTCCGGCTCGATGTGGGGCTTCTTCTTCCGGGACGAGCCCGTGCACACGTACGACGACGCGAAGTTGTCGGATACGGTGCTGTTCAAACGGTTCTTTCATGCGGCGCGTCGCCGTGGTGTATCGCTGGCGCCGTCGGCCTTCGAAGCGGGGTTCATGTCGTCGGCGCATGGCGTTGCGGAAATCGCCGAAACACTCACCCGGCTCGACGACGCGCTTGGCGCGGCTGTCGCGCACCGGGACTAG
- a CDS encoding SpoIID/LytB domain-containing protein — protein sequence MRSLIAGAFGTLVAAAAFTVACAPRGGSTGSGTPTPVMDGPITGEAHGRLDGRDRMARIALAGKAPQAPVSATGRWRIDEQGGRTKLVTGQGAENWRVEQQGGLLRVAGDNGDATPWREGPFVARAVDGGSALRYDNRRYRGELWFTPTDSGILVVNRLPVEEYLRGVVPIELGTRQTADRAALEAQAIAARSYAYIRVPSDESIEPRSGWHMVATVQNQVYAGLDVEAPIVNEAIDNTAGLVIRYNGLLVDAPYYSSCGGRTAAPKESWREVREEPYLQSVDDIDPRTGRPYCDISPRNHWTAEFDEAQLSETVRRALVAAGARDPRPGVVTEMRVEGRTASGRATALVLRTDRGDVTVRNNEIRNVLRDTRGAILYSTYFSVDRESRARGHLTGVSLRGHGNGHGVGMCQWGAIGRSRAGIDARTILRHYYPGTVVGFAD from the coding sequence ATGCGTTCGCTCATCGCTGGTGCCTTTGGTACGCTAGTGGCTGCGGCCGCCTTCACGGTGGCGTGCGCGCCGCGTGGTGGCAGCACTGGCTCCGGTACGCCGACGCCGGTGATGGACGGGCCGATCACGGGCGAAGCGCATGGGCGACTGGATGGACGAGACCGGATGGCGCGTATCGCGCTGGCCGGCAAGGCGCCGCAGGCGCCGGTGTCGGCCACGGGACGGTGGCGTATCGATGAGCAGGGTGGGCGCACGAAGCTGGTGACGGGGCAGGGCGCCGAGAACTGGCGTGTGGAGCAGCAGGGCGGGTTGCTGCGGGTGGCCGGTGACAATGGCGATGCCACCCCGTGGCGCGAGGGGCCGTTCGTCGCCCGCGCGGTCGACGGCGGCTCGGCGCTACGCTACGACAACCGTCGCTATCGCGGTGAGCTCTGGTTCACACCGACCGACAGCGGCATTCTGGTGGTGAACCGGCTGCCGGTGGAGGAGTACCTGCGAGGCGTGGTGCCGATCGAATTGGGAACCCGGCAGACGGCGGATCGCGCCGCGCTCGAAGCACAGGCGATTGCCGCGCGAAGCTACGCGTACATCCGCGTGCCGTCGGACGAATCGATTGAGCCGCGCTCGGGGTGGCACATGGTGGCCACGGTGCAGAATCAGGTGTATGCCGGGCTGGATGTGGAGGCGCCGATCGTGAATGAAGCGATCGACAACACGGCCGGATTGGTGATCCGCTACAACGGGTTGCTGGTGGACGCGCCGTACTACTCGTCATGCGGCGGACGGACGGCGGCGCCGAAGGAATCGTGGCGGGAGGTACGTGAGGAACCCTATCTGCAGTCGGTGGACGACATCGATCCGCGCACCGGGCGCCCGTACTGCGACATTTCGCCCCGGAATCACTGGACGGCGGAGTTTGACGAAGCGCAGCTGAGCGAGACGGTGCGGCGGGCCCTGGTGGCGGCCGGCGCGCGCGATCCACGCCCAGGTGTGGTCACGGAGATGCGGGTGGAGGGCCGGACGGCGTCGGGGCGCGCCACGGCACTGGTACTTCGCACCGATCGCGGCGATGTGACCGTGCGCAACAACGAGATCCGGAATGTGCTGCGTGATACGCGTGGCGCGATCCTGTACAGCACGTATTTTTCAGTCGACCGCGAATCCCGTGCGCGTGGACACCTGACCGGTGTCAGCCTGCGCGGCCACGGCAACGGCCACGGAGTGGGGATGTGTCAGTGGGGAGCGATCGGCCGGTCACGGGCCGGCATCGACGCTCGCACGATCCTGCGTCATTACTATCCGGGGACCGTCGTCGGGTTCGCCGACTGA
- a CDS encoding Gfo/Idh/MocA family oxidoreductase has translation MKDGVRIAVVGTGAIAQLTHIPVLSKLRGAKLVALCDNDAAKARALADRFEVPDVFTDFEELLDSDELDAVIISTPNHLHEPHVLSALRKKLHVLCERPLSLSTRGIERCIAAAHKADRRLVVGHNHRFRSDVQALDQFIRNAELGQVTSIRAGSLQMKHTADGWRNRRAESGGGVFLEHGFPLLDLAMWLADGPNPIRVVSSMRRGRASGSVEDAMQVFLECDNGLVLNIDVSWSYVGDEDRWWFEVHATRGSARLAPLRVTKELNGRAVDVSPSGAAARESPFLQSYRAEIAHFLAVINGDAPYEPPTDQVLVQKVVEAIYKAADDGKEIRF, from the coding sequence ATGAAAGACGGCGTACGTATAGCCGTCGTCGGCACGGGTGCGATTGCCCAGCTGACGCACATCCCAGTACTGTCCAAGCTGCGCGGCGCCAAACTGGTCGCGTTGTGCGATAACGATGCGGCCAAAGCGCGTGCGCTGGCGGATCGTTTCGAGGTGCCCGACGTATTCACCGACTTCGAGGAGCTGCTCGACAGCGACGAACTCGACGCGGTGATTATCTCCACGCCCAATCACTTGCACGAGCCGCACGTGCTGTCAGCACTGCGCAAGAAGCTGCACGTGCTGTGTGAGCGTCCGTTGTCGCTCTCCACGCGCGGCATCGAGCGGTGTATTGCCGCCGCGCACAAGGCCGATCGACGGTTGGTGGTGGGGCACAATCATCGCTTCCGCTCCGACGTGCAGGCGCTCGACCAGTTCATCCGCAATGCGGAGCTGGGTCAGGTCACCTCCATTCGGGCCGGTTCGTTGCAGATGAAGCACACCGCTGATGGGTGGCGCAATCGTCGCGCCGAATCGGGCGGCGGCGTGTTCCTCGAGCACGGGTTCCCGCTGCTTGATCTGGCCATGTGGCTGGCCGATGGGCCGAATCCGATCCGTGTCGTGTCGTCGATGCGTCGCGGTCGCGCGTCGGGCTCGGTGGAAGACGCGATGCAAGTGTTCCTCGAGTGCGACAACGGACTCGTGCTGAACATCGATGTATCGTGGTCGTACGTCGGCGACGAAGATCGCTGGTGGTTTGAAGTGCATGCCACCCGTGGCTCCGCGCGATTGGCGCCGTTGCGCGTCACGAAGGAGCTGAACGGACGCGCAGTCGATGTGTCGCCGTCGGGCGCCGCGGCGCGCGAAAGCCCGTTCCTGCAGAGCTACCGGGCAGAGATTGCGCACTTCCTGGCGGTCATCAACGGCGACGCCCCGTACGAGCCACCCACCGATCAGGTACTGGTGCAGAAGGTGGTCGAGGCGATCTACAAGGCCGCCGACGACGGGAAAGAGATCCGCTTCTGA
- a CDS encoding DUF4105 domain-containing protein, which translates to MTAVRRLLAAAMLMASSALAAQSTEATQTPRPPAPGVSASLDSVRAERGARMSVAIITYGPGEFVFEKFGHIALALTDSTTGESIAFNWGMFDFNQPNFLGRFLTGDTNYWMEGYRTADFNAAYMRENRTVRKLELQLSAVQRGAIADFVRWNAQDANKYYRYDYYADNCATRVRDVLNWALQGQLDAPFALPGSGRTWRNETARITASDPLVYPGIQVALGRNADHVLTKWEESFLPDLLANHLAALSVKDANGASMKLVTSDSVRYTADRAPMPEVAPSRVPMALVLGVGLAVLVVLLSRAGSVAVRVVVAVFSVLWFAVGGVLGTALLLAGTVTKHIPYMGANLTVLQLHPLMLVAAVVVTASLWRGARTRAALGVSLVIAVLSLVGLALQLVPSLYQQSGVVLAVIVPVQAAFAVAILRLRSRVRSDSATR; encoded by the coding sequence GTGACCGCTGTTCGGCGCCTGTTGGCGGCGGCGATGCTGATGGCATCGTCGGCGCTGGCGGCACAGTCGACCGAAGCAACGCAGACGCCGCGGCCACCGGCTCCCGGCGTGTCGGCATCCCTCGACAGTGTGCGCGCTGAACGCGGCGCGCGCATGTCGGTGGCGATCATCACGTACGGGCCCGGCGAATTCGTGTTCGAGAAGTTCGGACACATCGCGCTGGCACTCACGGACAGCACCACTGGTGAGAGCATCGCCTTCAACTGGGGCATGTTCGACTTCAATCAGCCCAATTTTCTCGGACGCTTTCTCACCGGCGATACGAACTATTGGATGGAAGGCTACCGTACCGCCGATTTCAATGCGGCGTACATGCGCGAGAATCGCACGGTCCGCAAACTCGAGCTGCAGCTCAGCGCCGTGCAGCGCGGTGCCATTGCCGATTTCGTGCGCTGGAATGCGCAGGACGCGAACAAGTACTATCGCTACGATTACTACGCCGACAACTGCGCCACGCGCGTGCGTGACGTGTTGAATTGGGCGCTGCAGGGACAACTCGACGCACCGTTCGCGTTGCCCGGCAGCGGCCGCACCTGGCGCAATGAAACGGCGCGCATCACGGCCAGCGATCCGCTGGTGTATCCCGGCATTCAGGTTGCCCTCGGTCGTAACGCCGATCACGTGCTCACCAAGTGGGAAGAGTCGTTCCTGCCCGATCTGCTGGCGAATCATCTGGCGGCGCTTTCGGTCAAGGATGCGAATGGCGCGTCGATGAAGCTGGTGACCAGTGACTCCGTGCGCTACACCGCCGACCGCGCCCCGATGCCCGAGGTGGCGCCGTCTCGCGTACCGATGGCGTTGGTGCTCGGTGTCGGGCTCGCCGTGCTCGTGGTGCTGCTGTCTCGCGCCGGGTCGGTGGCGGTACGCGTTGTGGTGGCCGTGTTCTCGGTGCTTTGGTTCGCTGTCGGAGGCGTACTTGGTACGGCGTTGCTGTTGGCCGGTACCGTCACCAAGCACATCCCGTACATGGGTGCCAATCTCACGGTGCTGCAGCTGCATCCGCTCATGCTGGTGGCGGCCGTGGTGGTCACGGCGTCGCTGTGGCGCGGGGCGCGCACGCGCGCGGCGCTCGGTGTGTCGCTCGTGATCGCCGTGCTGTCGCTGGTGGGACTGGCCCTCCAGTTGGTGCCGTCGTTGTATCAGCAGAGCGGTGTCGTACTCGCCGTGATCGTGCCGGTGCAGGCGGCATTTGCGGTGGCCATTCTGCGACTTCGGTCGCGCGTGCGTTCCGACAGCGCCACGCGATGA